A genomic segment from Tolypothrix sp. NIES-4075 encodes:
- a CDS encoding ABC transporter ATP-binding protein produces the protein MNKPLIELKGVSKSFGNNKVLDNVDLTIYQGEALGIIGPSGTGKSTILRVIAGLMAPDAGEIYVQGVRRQGLIEDGVDPVGIGMVFQQAALFDSLTVEQNVGFLLYQYSKMPRSRIRDLVEEKLDMVGLSGIGSRYPSELSGGMRKRVSFARAVVSNPDNPQDAPAVLLYDEPTAGLDPIASTVIEDLIRQLQCTQGVCGTYAIVTHQESTIRRTADKVIFLYEGKVQWQGSIDELENTEHPLIRQFLSGSVHGPIHVG, from the coding sequence ATGAATAAACCATTGATTGAACTTAAAGGTGTTTCTAAGTCGTTTGGTAACAATAAAGTTTTAGACAATGTAGACTTGACAATTTACCAGGGAGAAGCATTAGGAATTATTGGTCCTAGCGGTACTGGTAAATCAACAATTTTACGGGTAATTGCAGGATTAATGGCTCCCGATGCTGGAGAAATTTATGTACAAGGGGTACGGCGACAAGGTTTGATAGAAGATGGTGTCGATCCGGTTGGGATTGGGATGGTGTTTCAGCAGGCAGCATTATTCGATTCATTGACAGTCGAGCAGAATGTAGGGTTTTTACTTTATCAATACTCAAAAATGCCGCGATCGCGCATTCGAGATCTGGTTGAGGAAAAATTGGATATGGTAGGTTTGTCAGGAATCGGCTCGCGTTACCCTAGTGAACTTTCCGGAGGAATGCGAAAGCGCGTTTCTTTTGCGCGTGCAGTTGTGTCCAACCCAGACAACCCACAAGACGCACCAGCAGTTTTACTATACGATGAGCCGACAGCCGGACTTGACCCAATTGCCTCTACAGTTATAGAAGATTTAATTCGCCAATTACAATGTACTCAGGGAGTATGTGGTACTTATGCCATTGTGACCCACCAAGAGAGTACTATTCGTCGAACCGCTGACAAAGTTATTTTTCTCTATGAAGGTAAAGTGCAGTGGCAAGGTAGTATAGATGAACTTGAGAATACAGAACATCCTTTGATTAGACAATTTCTTAGTGGGAGTGTGCATGGACCGATTCATGTCGGCTAG